In one Bradyrhizobium cosmicum genomic region, the following are encoded:
- a CDS encoding glutathione binding-like protein, whose protein sequence is MDVYFSPLACSMATRVALYEAGADANYLEVDPPTKTVLNDGTDFRTVNPIGLVPTLRTDEGAVLTENAAILQYVADRFPQSGLGAPAGIDRTRLHQWLCFVGTELHKGLFLPLLDRKAPQETKAYALEKNLSRLDYLDNYLKGRDFLLDHFSVADAYLVTVINWTMATPPIELSKWPNVKAYYERLRQRPSVAKAIAEEFELYKAEQARKKAAA, encoded by the coding sequence ATGGATGTTTATTTTTCGCCGCTCGCCTGTTCGATGGCGACGCGCGTCGCGCTCTATGAAGCCGGCGCCGACGCCAACTATCTCGAAGTCGATCCGCCGACCAAGACGGTGCTGAACGACGGCACCGATTTCCGCACCGTGAATCCGATCGGCCTCGTGCCGACACTGCGCACCGACGAAGGCGCGGTGCTGACCGAGAACGCGGCGATCCTGCAATATGTCGCAGATCGTTTTCCGCAATCCGGCCTTGGCGCTCCCGCAGGCATCGATCGGACGCGGCTGCATCAATGGCTGTGCTTCGTCGGCACCGAGCTGCACAAAGGTCTCTTCCTGCCGCTGCTCGACCGCAAGGCGCCGCAGGAAACCAAAGCCTATGCGCTGGAGAAGAACCTGTCGCGGCTCGACTATCTCGACAACTACCTGAAAGGCCGCGACTTCCTGCTCGACCATTTCAGCGTCGCCGATGCCTATCTCGTCACGGTCATCAACTGGACAATGGCGACGCCGCCGATCGAGCTTTCGAAATGGCCGAATGTGAAGGCCTATTACGAGCGCCTGCGCCAGCGGCCGTCGGTGGCGAAGGCCATCGCGGAGGAGTTCGAACTGTACAAGGCCGAGCAGGCGCGGAAGAAGGCGGCGGCATAA
- a CDS encoding TetR/AcrR family transcriptional regulator: protein MVQNSKPPVAANPPKRRGRPRAYEPEIALGKALDLFREQGFAATSLDDLSEATGMNRPSLYGAFGDKRELYIKSYQRYREEARAAMVEIFRQEMPVRQRLERIFASALNIYLSGEAGPRGCFTVVTAASEAVGDPEIRAMVLDGLNELDKAFASCFRKAKEKGELPESADPAVLAQVASATVHTIAIRSRARVPRKDLEAIVKGAIDVMVGAGVKT from the coding sequence ATGGTACAAAATTCGAAGCCGCCAGTTGCTGCCAATCCGCCTAAACGCCGCGGTCGTCCGCGTGCCTATGAGCCCGAAATTGCGCTCGGCAAGGCGCTCGACCTGTTTCGCGAGCAGGGCTTTGCAGCGACCTCGCTCGACGACCTGAGCGAAGCCACCGGCATGAACCGGCCCAGCCTCTATGGTGCCTTTGGTGACAAGCGCGAGCTCTACATCAAGAGCTACCAGCGCTACCGCGAGGAAGCGCGCGCGGCGATGGTGGAGATCTTTCGCCAGGAGATGCCGGTGCGCCAGCGGCTGGAGCGCATCTTCGCCTCCGCGCTGAATATCTATCTCTCCGGCGAGGCCGGCCCGCGCGGCTGTTTCACGGTGGTGACGGCGGCGTCCGAAGCGGTGGGTGATCCCGAGATCCGCGCGATGGTGCTCGACGGGTTGAACGAACTCGACAAGGCTTTTGCGAGTTGCTTCCGCAAAGCCAAGGAGAAGGGCGAGTTGCCGGAGAGCGCCGATCCCGCCGTGCTGGCGCAGGTCGCATCAGCCACCGTGCACACCATCGCCATCCGCTCGCGCGCGCGTGTCCCGCGGAAAGATCTGGAGGCGATCGTGAAGGGCGCGATCGATGTGATGGTGGGGGCAGGCGTTAAAACCTGA
- a CDS encoding methyl-accepting chemotaxis protein, whose translation MRANLGLRMRITVALAVTAAATALFAVLGAMWIIAGIIDRADQRELRSHYDALQSRITEESRRAAAMSAVVAAMPATQDAMAKQDRNALVGLFGPVFAATKSEYGVEQFQFHLAPATSFLRVHQPAKFGDDLSGFRKTVVAANQDHKVVVGLEGGVAGLGIRGVMPIAQGGRHLGSVEFGLTFGQSFLDDFKANRHVDVAFHLSDGSSFKLFGGTLKGKSFFDAADYGRATGGDFTVRQARLDTTPVAALLGPIRDFSGKPLGAVELVMDNADYEASADRAWMLAIGIAGLGLVLAGIVGYLIARSISRPILSITSVMRELAEGRLDVEVPVSKANDEVGAMVKAVAVFRDNAVNFGKLQADQLEAKAQSEAEKRRAFAALADNFEASIRDVVTTVSSAAVEMEHTARSMSAIVAQSREQTRTVSSASALASENVQTVAAAAEELSSSMTEISRRLAHATEVVGKAASDGRQSNARVQSLADAAQKIGDVVSFINGIAGQTNLLALNATIEAARAGEAGRGFAVVASEVKALATQTAKATEEIGAQVTAVQGETSGAVEGIQSICATIQQVDEISAAIAAAVGQQGTATQEIAQNVQQAAARTGEVSHNIAGVTDGIAATGTAAEEVLGSAIELSKQSQRLRDEVDRFLAQIRAA comes from the coding sequence ATGCGCGCGAACCTCGGACTCAGGATGCGGATCACGGTCGCGCTGGCGGTGACGGCGGCAGCGACAGCGCTGTTTGCCGTGCTGGGAGCGATGTGGATCATCGCCGGAATCATCGACCGCGCCGACCAGCGCGAGCTGCGCAGCCATTACGATGCCCTTCAATCGCGCATCACCGAGGAATCCCGTCGTGCCGCCGCGATGAGCGCCGTCGTAGCCGCGATGCCGGCGACGCAGGACGCGATGGCGAAGCAGGATCGCAACGCACTGGTCGGCCTGTTCGGGCCGGTCTTTGCCGCAACCAAATCGGAATACGGCGTCGAGCAATTTCAGTTCCATCTTGCGCCGGCGACCTCGTTCCTGCGCGTGCACCAGCCCGCGAAATTCGGCGACGACCTCTCCGGCTTCCGCAAGACTGTCGTCGCCGCCAACCAGGACCACAAGGTGGTGGTCGGCCTCGAAGGCGGTGTCGCCGGCCTCGGTATCCGCGGCGTGATGCCGATCGCGCAAGGAGGCAGGCATCTCGGCTCGGTGGAATTCGGCCTGACCTTTGGCCAGTCGTTCCTCGACGACTTCAAGGCCAATCGGCACGTCGATGTCGCCTTCCATCTCTCCGACGGCTCGAGCTTCAAGCTGTTCGGCGGGACGCTGAAGGGCAAGAGCTTCTTCGATGCGGCCGACTATGGCCGCGCCACCGGCGGCGATTTCACCGTGCGACAGGCCAGGCTCGACACGACGCCGGTCGCAGCCCTGCTCGGACCGATCAGGGATTTTTCCGGTAAGCCGCTCGGCGCGGTCGAGCTGGTGATGGACAATGCCGATTACGAGGCCTCCGCCGACCGCGCCTGGATGCTCGCGATCGGAATTGCCGGGCTCGGGCTCGTGCTGGCCGGGATCGTCGGCTATCTGATCGCCCGCAGCATCTCGCGGCCGATCCTGTCGATCACATCGGTCATGCGCGAGCTCGCGGAGGGGCGGCTCGACGTTGAGGTTCCGGTCAGCAAGGCGAATGACGAGGTCGGCGCCATGGTGAAGGCGGTCGCGGTGTTCCGCGACAATGCCGTCAACTTTGGCAAGCTCCAGGCCGATCAGCTCGAGGCCAAGGCTCAATCCGAGGCGGAGAAGCGGCGCGCGTTCGCCGCGCTCGCCGACAATTTCGAGGCCAGCATCCGCGACGTCGTCACCACGGTGTCCTCGGCCGCCGTCGAGATGGAGCACACGGCGCGCTCGATGTCGGCCATCGTCGCGCAGTCGCGCGAGCAGACCCGCACGGTGTCGTCGGCCTCGGCGCTGGCCTCGGAGAACGTGCAGACGGTCGCGGCCGCGGCGGAAGAGTTGTCTTCGTCGATGACCGAGATCAGCCGCCGCCTTGCGCACGCGACCGAAGTGGTCGGCAAGGCCGCGAGCGACGGGCGGCAATCGAATGCGCGGGTCCAGAGCCTTGCCGATGCCGCGCAAAAGATCGGCGACGTCGTCTCATTCATCAACGGCATCGCGGGGCAGACCAATCTGCTTGCGCTCAACGCAACCATCGAGGCCGCGCGCGCGGGTGAAGCCGGCCGCGGCTTTGCCGTGGTCGCCTCCGAGGTGAAGGCGCTGGCGACCCAGACCGCCAAGGCGACCGAGGAGATCGGTGCGCAGGTGACGGCCGTGCAGGGGGAGACGTCAGGCGCGGTCGAGGGCATCCAGTCGATCTGCGCGACCATCCAGCAGGTCGACGAAATCTCCGCCGCAATCGCGGCGGCCGTCGGCCAGCAGGGCACGGCGACGCAGGAGATCGCACAGAACGTGCAGCAGGCCGCCGCCCGCACCGGCGAAGTCTCGCATAACATCGCGGGCGTGACCGACGGCATCGCAGCGACGGGGACAGCCGCGGAAGAAGTGTTGGGCTCGGCGATCGAGCTGTCGAAGCAGTCGCAGCGGCTGCGGGACGAGGTCGATCGTTTCCTGGCGCAGATTCGCGCGGCGTAG
- a CDS encoding 2-hydroxyacid dehydrogenase codes for MTVGTLAVLINSTQQNWLPERWKARFDAVCGRRRVVLLPDAGLDPAEVHYAAVWKPVPGDLGAFPNLRAIFNLGAGVDALMADKSLPDVPLVRVAVPDLTNRMTEYVVLHVLMHHRQELYLRDSQRAKRWEPKYQWPASAVTVGVMGLGTLGADAADVLSRLGFRVTGWSRSPRTIAGVECFHGTTGMDAFLRTTDILVSLLPLTPDTHGILNRDVFTKLNRKSPLGAPVLINAGRGGLQNEADILACLDDGTLGAASLDVFVQEPQPADSRFWTHPMVVLTPHNAADTDADAISAYVAEQIASFEAGGALANVVDRVRGY; via the coding sequence ATGACCGTTGGCACACTGGCCGTCCTGATCAACAGCACGCAGCAGAACTGGCTGCCGGAGCGCTGGAAGGCCCGGTTCGACGCGGTCTGCGGCCGCCGCCGCGTGGTGCTGCTGCCGGATGCCGGGCTCGATCCGGCCGAGGTGCACTATGCCGCGGTGTGGAAGCCGGTGCCGGGCGACCTCGGCGCCTTCCCCAATCTGCGGGCGATCTTCAATCTCGGCGCGGGCGTCGACGCGCTGATGGCGGACAAGAGCCTGCCCGATGTGCCGCTGGTGCGCGTCGCCGTGCCTGATCTGACCAACCGCATGACCGAATATGTCGTGCTGCATGTGCTGATGCACCACCGCCAGGAGCTCTACCTGCGGGACTCGCAGCGCGCCAAGCGCTGGGAGCCGAAATATCAGTGGCCGGCGAGCGCCGTGACGGTCGGCGTCATGGGATTGGGCACCCTCGGTGCCGATGCGGCCGACGTGCTGAGCCGGCTCGGCTTCCGCGTCACCGGCTGGAGCCGCAGCCCGCGCACCATCGCGGGCGTCGAGTGCTTCCACGGCACGACCGGAATGGATGCATTCCTGCGCACGACCGACATCCTCGTCAGCCTTTTGCCGCTGACGCCGGACACCCACGGAATTCTCAACCGCGACGTCTTCACCAAGCTCAACCGCAAGAGCCCGCTCGGCGCACCCGTGCTGATCAATGCCGGCCGCGGGGGTCTGCAGAACGAAGCCGACATCCTGGCCTGCCTCGACGACGGCACGCTGGGCGCCGCCTCGCTCGACGTCTTCGTGCAGGAGCCGCAGCCGGCCGACAGCCGGTTCTGGACCCATCCGATGGTGGTGCTGACGCCGCACAATGCCGCCGACACCGACGCGGATGCGATTTCAGCCTACGTCGCCGAGCAGATCGCAAGCTTCGAGGCGGGCGGCGCGCTGGCGAACGTCGTGGACCGGGTCAGGGGGTATTAA
- a CDS encoding YciI family protein — translation MLYAILCYHDEDFVGSWSKDQDEAVMKKLAVVQDKLTQQGRLGPVARLLPTTAAATLRKEDPPLVLDGPYAETKEQLLGFYIVDCKNLDDALDVARDLGAANPGGAYEVRPVGVFRPGGISQ, via the coding sequence ATGCTTTATGCGATCCTTTGCTATCATGACGAGGACTTCGTCGGCTCCTGGAGCAAGGACCAGGACGAGGCCGTGATGAAGAAGCTCGCGGTGGTGCAGGACAAGCTGACCCAGCAAGGCCGGCTCGGGCCGGTGGCGCGGCTGCTGCCGACCACGGCGGCAGCGACGCTGCGCAAGGAAGACCCGCCGCTGGTGCTCGACGGCCCCTATGCCGAAACCAAGGAGCAGTTGCTCGGCTTCTACATCGTCGATTGCAAGAACCTCGACGACGCCCTCGACGTTGCGCGCGACCTTGGTGCGGCCAATCCCGGCGGGGCCTACGAGGTGCGTCCGGTCGGCGTGTTCCGGCCCGGAGGGATTTCGCAGTGA